From Humidesulfovibrio mexicanus:
TTCGCATCCACCTGGGCGGGAAGCACGAGGACTATGCGCAGAGCGAGAGCAGCCGTCAGTTTACTTCGTGACACGGATCAATCTCCCCTCGTAGTATCTGAGTTGTTCCCTGGTCGGCCTATTCAGGATGATGCAGCCTTTGGAGGCGTCGTTCTCTTTATTGTTGCCATGAATGAGGAAGGTGTTCGGTTTGCGCTCCATGCCGTCTTTGCCAACCCGGTTCTTGGTGTCGTCGTCGGGCTCCAAACGAAAGACAGGGGGCGTCAGGTGGTGCTTTATGCAATAATCCTGGTCCGTGACTTCCTCCACCCGCCAGTTGCCTTCTGGAATTGGCCCGAAGTCCTCGACATCCTGGCTCGCCGCTTTGTTCCTGTGCTGGCCCTTTCCACTGTAGGCTTCGTCTGTCATGACCCCGCCTTCGAAATTGCGCAGGGTGTGGCTCTCGATGCCGTAAACCAGGTGGGGCTCCTTGGGTGCAGGCGGCGGTGGCGGACACTTCGGTTTCTGCGGCGGCGCT
This genomic window contains:
- a CDS encoding tlde1 domain-containing protein; translation: MTDEAYSGKGQHRNKAASQDVEDFGPIPEGNWRVEEVTDQDYCIKHHLTPPVFRLEPDDDTKNRVGKDGMERKPNTFLIHGNNKENDASKGCIILNRPTREQLRYYEGRLIRVTK